AGAACATCAAGTATTGTTCTTAAAAAATCATCATCTCACCGCAGCATAATTTCAAACATCACTTTTTATAGTTAACTTTTCCATTGTTCGTGTTTCGATAATGGTTTGTTTGCTATACTAAAAAACCGATAATAATATTTCTTAAAAAAATTATTGACAAGACTTAGCTGGTCTTATCACCTTTTCTTAATATTCCTTTTCAACTCTTCAAGTACATCATCATACTTAGTAGACTTTAGCTTAGGAAATGCTCGCAGTATTCTTCGCTCTGAGAATTTAACTCTTGTTTGTAATTCTTTAATCTTCTTATACAATGGCAATGTAGAAAGGTCTACATCAACATGATCTTTAAATTCGTTTATGTTGGTGTTTATGCTTGCCTTAAACCCCATCCAATCTTCATGCTTTTCCTCTATGAACCTTTGTCCATGTGCTAAAAAGGTCTCTAGCTTTTCTTCTAAATGATCTCTTCCAATCGCATCCCTTATTTCCTCTTTCAATATGTATATTTGTTTGAACCGAGAATTTAGCTTTATAGCTGCGTTTGAAGAGTATGCAATATCTAGTAGGATAATTGCAAATAAAAAAATACTCATATAGTTTTTATTTGTATCAGAGATTTGATGAACAGAGAATGATATGTAGGGGTGAATCCAATTTACAAGTATTATTGATAAAATACCAAAGTAAATAGAGTTTTCCAAACAAACTCTGCCATTGATATTGAATTTCTTTTCAGAATAATCCCACCATCTCATTGCAAATAATTTTTCCATTATGTAGCTGGTTACATACTCTAAAATCGAAGTCGTAACCATAGATAATAGAAAAAGACCTCCTAAGGTTTTGACATAAGGGTCTACTAAGAAAATCACATATATAGCTCCTACACCGTAAATAGGGCAAATAGGCCCACTAAGAAACCCTCTTTCAGCAAAAGAACCTTGCCTTATAGAACAGTACAAAGTCTCAACGATCCAGCCTAAAAGACTATAAATGAACCAAATTAAAAATAAAACTGTCCAATCCATATGCTATCCTTTCCGCAAATAATAAGGTGCATTTTGCATTCCTCTTGGGTCTTTAGATCCTTCGCTTCGCTCTAGGATGACTCCTGACGGAGTTTAGAGCATATCTTGCCTGAAGGCGAGGTGGCGTTTTGCTGACCACCTGACCACCTGACCACCCGACCACCCGACCACCCAACCACCTGCTTTATATTAAATCCAATACAACGCACATTTTTTTACGCGTACTTATTTCCATCACCGCACACCATTTGTCTACCATTGTGACGACAAAAGATTCCCTAAACTTAGGCAGCTTTATCGTTAAAGGCCACATATGTTTTACGATAATATCCTTTTCCCGCTCATTGAGCTCAAACAAATTGTCTGCGTTTTTTAGAGCGGTATAAGGGTGTGTAAAACCATGTAGTCCCTCTGTCTTTGTCGTATGCCAATCGTACAAAAATAGGTCGTGTAAGAGCCCCCCTCGGGCTGCAGAGCGATAATCCAAACCCCAATTTTTACAAATACAGTAACTGTAGTAAGACACCGTTAAACTGTGTTCAAAACAACTAATATCACTGTGCTGAATATAATCTTTCATAGAACAAACCGCTTCATGCTCAAGAAGATCTACAACACAGGTTTTGTATTCATCAACATCTTTATAGTCTATTATTTTACTAAAAAAATAATCGATCATTGTTTTCTCCTCTTATAAAATATACTCATTAAATACTCTGGTATTATTTTACACTATTAGACATTATATTAATATGAAATTATTTTAGCAAATGAGAATATTTTATATCCATTATGTAAATCATTTATAGTAGTCCCTTGTATAAATTAATACTTTAAATTCCCAGTCATAACAAATGGGAACAACAGACTTTAGTAGGAAACAATAAAGTTGAATTTAATAAAGAATTAAACGTATCTTTACATTAATCTGCTAGATGACCATTTTGCCATTTGGCATACTATAGATATACAGTTTTAGAGCTATATGGACCATTAGTATTAGGAGGAAATAGTATGATTATAATATTACACATAGCACATACCATAAGATCCTTCTTACAAGAAAAAACAAACAATTTATTTGATCCCAACTTTGACTTTTGGAATGACTATGTTCTAGAAGATGAGTTTAGTTCTATTACAAAAGATAAATAATCCCAATATAGCAAAACGAATCCTCCCCCTCAAAGTAATTTTGCTATATTACTCGTAGAACGACATATGTCGTTCTATTTTGTTTTAAATGCGATAAATTAAGACCCTAATGGCTGACCGCTGGCGGCTGAAGGCGCTTTCACTCCCACAAATCATCTACTAGCTCTTGTATCTTCTTTTTTCTCCTCTCAGTCTCTCCTAAATCAACACTATAACTATCTCCAATCTTTACCAATACATCCCCCTCTTGCACTTCTTTCGGCAGATCTTCTAGTTGAATATCCATCATCAATTTATTTTCATCTTCTACTACTGCATAATCCCCTTCAAAACGATCGATTATATATTTCATAGCATTACTCCATTCTTTTTAATTGCGCTTCGCGCAATTAGCTGAAAGCTGAATGCGGAAAGCGGAACTTTTTAGTTGGGTGTTGGTGTGTTAGAAAGTTTATTAATTGGATGGGAAAACCAAGCTCGCCTAAATGCGAGGTGATGCTGCGCGTTTTGCCTAATTTATCGTTTGTATTTAGTTTTTGTTTTTAACCGGAGCGTAGCTTCGTCATCCTGGAGCGTAGCGAAGGATCTTAAGACCCACAGAGCGGACCCGAACTAACTGCCCTAGTCATCCTGGAGCGTAGCGAAGGATCTTAAGACCCGTAGAGCGGACCCAAACTAACTGCCCTAGTCATCCTGGAGCGTAGCGAAGGATCTTAAGACCCGCGGAGCGGACCCAAACTAACTGCCCTAGTCATCCTGGAGCGTAGCGAAGGATCTTAAGACCCGCGGAGCGGACCCGAACTAACTGCCCTAGTCATCCTGGAGCGTAGCGAAGGATCTTAAGACCCACAGAGCGGACCCGAACTAACTGCCCTAGTCATCCTGGAGCGTAGCGAAGGATCTTAAGACCCACAGAGCGGGCCCGAACTAACTGCCCTAGTCATCCTGGAGCGTAGCGAAGGATCTTAAGACGCGCGGAGCGGACCTGAACTAACTGCCCTAGTCATCCTGGAGCGTAGCGAAGGATCTTAAGACCCACAGAGCTATGCTAAATTACCCTTAATTCTAAATTATAAATTCTCAATTCTCAATTGTTCGCAAATGCGCAAAGCGCACCTCACTTCCATCACTCTCAACTACAATTGTTCCCATCTCATCTGTACGGTACGATTTAATGCCTCTTTCTTCTAGCTTAGTCATAATCTCTGGGTCTGGGTGACCGTAGGAATTTCCTTCTCCTACTGAAATAATGGCGTATTTAGGATTTACTTTGTCTAAAAATTCGTCACTTGATGAGTACATGCTACCATGATGACCTAATTTAATTAGATCTGCTTGTATCGGATACCCCATTTCTATTATTTCATTTTCTACGATCTTCTCAGCATCTCCCATAAAAAGAAAAGAATGCTCTCCATAATCTAGCTTTACAGTTATAGAATAATTGTTTGTGTCAGAGTAAGTTTTACTTATGGGTGAAAGAATCGTATATTCCGCATTTCCAAGGTCAAATGTACTTCCTGCTTGAGGGGTATTGATCTTATATCCCTTATTTTTTATGGCTATTAATACATCTTCATAGGTTTTAGACGAATGATTGATCTTTGGCATATAAATCTTACCAATGTCAAAGTTCTCAATAACCGCATCCAATCCACCAATATGATCTTCGTGAGGATGAGTACCTATTAGTACGTCAATATGATCAATACCCAAATCTCTTATGTAAGAAACCACAAGATCTGAATCTCCATTGTTCCCAGCATCTATTAACATGGTCTGTCCTGATGCGTCTTGTATCAGAATAGAGTCTGCTTGTCCTACATCTAAAAAATGAATTTTAACTTGTCCTAATGCTACATCCGTATTAATCCCATCATCTGCAAAGAGATTAAATGCAAAAGCCGTGAAGGCAATAATAATGGGTATCAATGTTTTTAATAATTTATTCATGCTGTCATCTCCTTCTAGTTTGATTCCCTACTATTATACTAGAAGTTCGTAGAACAATGATATATTTCTTCTAACAACAAAGTGCCTTTGGCACTTTAGTCTTTAGTCTTTAGTCTTTAGTCACTAGCATTTGGGTATTCCTTTTGGGTCTAGATCCTTCGCTTACGCTCAGCATGACTAGGCAGAAGCCAATGTTAAAAGTAGGACTTCCCTATTACATAAAAAGAGACACTATTGTGTCCCTACAAGCTGATGTATTCTATTGTATTCTTTCTCTTTTCCATTCTTTATAACAATCTAAATCCGTCTGGATTTGTTTGATGACTGTGCTTATGATAAAGACATCATCTAAAAATCCTAGAGCCACAATAAAATCTGGAATTAAGTCTATTGGGCTTACAAAATATAAAATTCCAGCTACGATAGCGATAATAGACCCTGTGGGGATTTCTTTATAATCTCCCTTAGCCCAGTCACGCACTAGACTAGTTAAAATGCGAAAATCATCCATTATCCGCCCAAAAGGTCCCTCTGCTTTCTTTTCTGTTTCACTAGCTTGTCTAAGAATGGTCTCTACTTTTCGAGGATCTTCAATTATTTTCTTAGCTTTAAGCTTAAACTTTTCAAATAATTGCAATGCCTTTTCTTTATTAAAGGTTTTTTCTTTCATAATACAATTTCCCCACTTTACCAGCAAATTATATCCCCTATGAGAACAAGGAAAGTACATATTAATATACCCCTTTTATTCTTAAATTAATTAGGAATTAAAATGATTTTACTCTCATTTATGGAAAAGTCAAGGATTTATTGATTAGTTGGATGGCAAAAAAACACCTCGCCTATAGGCAAGATACAGAAAATGCGTAAGAAACCTGATTAAGGCTAATTGAGAATTTAAGATTTTAAGTAAAATTGGTAAGATTCTTCCCTACGCTCAGAATGACACGGCAGTAGCTAGGGTCACTGCGCCTTCTGAATATATGTGTGCGCGAAGCGCACTCTGTCATCCTGGAGCGAAGCGAAGGATCTTACCACACTAACTATTAACGCATGAACTATATAACCAGCTAGTATTAAATCAAAACACAAAATCTTCAATGAACAATGAAAAATGAACATCGAACACGGAACAGTACAAATATCCGACTATCTACTTAGCCTTTAATACTGTTAATTATTCATTGTTCCATGTTCATTGTTCACTGCGACGTTAGTCGCATATTTGCTTACCACCTGACCACCTGCTTTTAATCCTCAAACAAATTCCCCAATGTCCCCAACACACTACCTTCACCTTTGGAACTTCCGCCCGTATATTTCGATGAAGTAATAATTCGATCAGCTAGCCTGCTAAATGGTAGGGATTGTAGCCATACTTTTCCTGGTCCCTTTAGAGTGGCAAAGAATAAGCCTTCTCCTCCAAATACGGCCGTTTTAATATTTCCGACAAATTCAATATCGTAATTCACCTCTTGTGTAAGGGCTACTAGACATCCTGTATCCACTTTAAGGGTTTCCCCTGGAGCTAATTCTCTTTCGTAAATGGTTCCACCTGCATGGCAGAAGGCAAGTCCATTTCCTTCTAATTTCTGCATAATAAACCCTTCTCCGCCAAAGAATCCTACACCGATTTTCTTTTGGAATGCAATGCCTACAGCGGTGCCCTTTTCCGCACAAAGAAATGAATCTTTTTGGCAGATAATCTTGCCATTATATTTTGACAAGTCAACGGGAATAATCTTGCCTGGATAAGGAGCACCAAAGGCAACTTCACCTTCACTATTACCTGTCTGAGTAAATAAAGTCATAAATAAGCTTTCCCCTGTTAAAACCCTTTTTCCAGCTCCCATAAGTTTGCCCATAAGGCTACTGCCAGAACTTTGAGCAGAACCATCACCAAAAATGGTATCCATCTTAACCGTCCCATCCATAAACAATAGCGCTCCAGCTTCTGCAATTAAACTTTCATTGTTTCTAAGTAAAAACCGAACAAACTGCATATCATCTCCATAAATTTCATAATCAACAGCCATTTTAATCCTCCTCTACATAATGGTATATCTGCACCAATTTATCAATCAAACAATCTATATATACTCATTTATTATTCTAATAAACACCACTAGTTTTAAAATTTTCCTTTTTATTATAATAAAATCACAAAACTTTGATTCCTGTTCACCGATAGAAATTTCTGCTTTATATTTAAACTACCGTATTAATAAATATAGCAAACCAATAAATATCATTCAATAGTATTTATAATAGTATTTATAATAATATCATAATCACATAAAAAAAACACTTTTTTCCATTATAATTAACAGAAAAAATAACCTTAGCTCAGTTCTCCTTTAATATATTTACAATAATCTTCAAACTCCTGTATAATATTTTATATAGTATAATAATATTACATTACATTTTATCTAAACTCATTACGAAGGGATACTATTAATGGAATTTAAAATCGTTTCTAAGGAAGTAAATAATATACAAAATAATCAAACAAAAACAGAAAACACCACTGTCTCACCTAAGGAAAGCTTTGCTAATGTTCTTGATGCATACCTCTTAGCAGCTAACACAGATGATTCTTTAAATTCAATATCTATTGATTTGCCCATTAAGAACGAGCACATACTGCGTACAATATTAGGTAGTGTTGACATGGTTACATCTACGAAAATGCCAAACCATAATTATGCCGTTGCGGCTTATGGACACTCCATCCCCTTAGCTACATCAGATGGCGTACAGCAGATTGCCCGAAATATAACCGCTTTATATGAGGGCGGCGGTGTAGCTGGTAATTTTGATGGACAAGGTATGTCTCTTGGGTATTTACAGTGGAATATAGGATCCAACACTTTGCAACCATTACTTAGAGAAATGGCAAACAACCCAAACACACAAAAAAATTTCGAAGAGATTTTTTCTGGATTGGTTCAAATTACAAATAATAATGGCACAACAACTACTAGGAGTATGAGCGACGAAATTCGGCAAATGCTTGCTATGACCACATCCCAGCAACTCGCTTGGGCAAAATCATTAAATACGAGACAAAACAAAATAAAAGAGCCTTGGAAATCAGCTTTTAGCAATTTAATTCAAAACAATTCCTTTAAGCTTATTCAAGACCAATATGCAAAACCTTATTTTGATAAAGCCAACAAAATCGTCAATGACCCTACTATTGGAGTGAAAACGATTCGTGGATACTCCTTAGCCTTTGATATTGCCGTGCAAAATGGCTCCATTAAATCTTCCGCCTATGATCTTATTGTAGGTGCTTTGTCAGGAGAAAATAATAAACTAACCAATCCAAATAACTCGAGTCTATCGAGAAATCAAAGAGCTGTAGTATTAGATTTACAAAGCCGATTAAAAAACGTCTCAGATCCAGATACCCGCAAATTATACTACACAGCAGCCGCAGTGGCCATTTGCGCCAAAGATCAATATGCAAAAGACGTTTGGTCAAGAAAATCAACAATAGTGTCTGGCACAGGAACCGTCCACGGCAGAAGCCTAGCTCTTGATAGCGCAGGTCTATCTGATAAAAAATTAGTCTAATAGTAGTTGAACGAATGCGCGCAAAACGCATATTTGTCATTCAGAGCGTAGCGAAGAATCCCACTAGGTGGCCTTTGAAAACAAACTTATCTACTGTTTCTACATATATTTAATATGGCTCCTTATTTCCTAGAGATCCTTCGTCGCAGGCTCCTCAGGATGACTGGGACAGCTGACTTGGGTCATTACCTCGCCTTTCGGCAAGTACTCCGCTTTTAAGGTTTTGCTGACCACCTGACCACCTGACCACCTTATCACCTTACCACCTGATTTTTTCCCCCAAAATAGTTAACAATTCCTCCCTTCTGCCGATAAGTATAATAAATGAGGGGAGGTTCATTGTGAAAAATCAACAGAAAGAAAAATTAGAGAATTATGCAATCACACAAAAAATACTCATATACACATCAATATACAGCCTATCCATATTTCTGGTTCTAGGATTTATTACTGTGTATTATTTAAATCGTTCAGGAGAGTTTTCTTCTACGATGCCATTAGTGCTTTCTTATCTTGTATTGGCAATCATTTTTACATTGGGAAACATCGTTTATATCAATCGCTTTATGAAGAAAAATGTTCATAATACGATTCTTTTCTTAAAATGGCTATCAGATAAAATGGCTCGTGGAGATTATACCTTTGTAGTAAATGAAAAGAGATTAAAAAAGGATGAATTTGGAGAACTGATTGTTTCTTATAACACCGTTATTAAAGAAACAAGAAACCTAATTGACAAAGTATATGATGCTTTGGAGCTTCTTAGTTCAGCCTTACATAATTTAGGTGAATCTGTAAACCAATCGTCAAGAGCATCAGACGAGATACTAAAGAGCAGTGAAGAAATTGCTAAGGGTTCTTCTGAACAAGCTATTGCTACAGAGGATGGATTAAGGAAATCTTATGACTTAGGTAAAATTGTTGAAGAAAATAACAACTTACTGCAATCTGTAAATAAAATGTCTGAAAAAATTGTCTTTACTGCAAACGATGGCATGACACAAGTAGAGGAATTATCTGATAAAGTTCAGATTACAAATGAATCTATAAAATCGATTAACGAGGTAATCATAAAGACCAACAAAAGTGCAATGGATATTAAAGAGGCCAGCGATATTATTTCTGCTATAGCAAAACAAACCAATCTTTTAGCACTAAATGCGGCTATTGAAGCTGCTCGTGCTGGTGAATCCGGAAGAGGCTTCGCCGTAGTAGCAGAAGAGATTAGAAGTTTAGCCGAACGCTCTACAGAGTCAACTACGCACATTGATTCGATTATTCAAGAATTACAGACCAATTCAAATAGTGCACTAAAAGAAATGGAATCCACAAATAAAGTTATGACGGAACAAGTAGAAAGCGTAAAAATTACAAGCGATAAATTCAATGAAATTTTGGTATCTATTGATGAAAATGCCCTTGCTGTATATACACTGGGCGAAAGCATTGGTAAGATGAATGAAATCCAAAAAAATATTTCTGAAATCATTGAAAATCTTTCTGCAATTGCCCAAGAAAATGCCGCTGGAACAGAAGAATCAATAGCGAGTATCGAAGAGCAGTCAAATCATATGCAAAACCTAACAATTGAATCAGAGAAGATTAACAGCTTAAATGAAGAATTAAATAATACGATTCGATTCTTTAGAACGAGAAATAAGAAAGAAAAGAACGCCACAGCATAAGTAATTCTATAAATATATTATATCTGTAAAAAGCAAATTATTCTTCAATCCAAACAAACGAAAATTAGTCTAAAAAAACCTCCTAGAATATCTAGGAGGTTTTTCTACTTCAAAGTGAGCTTACAGCCCTTTCGCTGCGCTTTCGCCTGCGATTTTACCAAATACATTGATATCAGCTAATGCATTACCGCCAAGTCTGTTTGAACCGTGGATTCCACCTGTTACTTCACCTGCAGCATATAATCCTGGGATTACATTGCCTTCAGCATTAATAGCTTGTGCTTTTGTATTGATTTGAATTCCACCCATAGTATGGTGAACAGTTGGAACTCGTTTTCCTGCATAATAGGGTCCTTTGTCGATTTTGTCTTTGAATAATGTTCTGCCGAATTCATCTTTTCCTTCGTCTACGCCTTTGTTAAAGCCTTCAACTGCTTTGACAAGACTATCTGCATCTACACCAATCATTTCAGCTAATTCTTCCAAAGTATCTGCTTTGAAAGCTCTGCCAGCTTTTACTAATTCATTCGCTGTTTCGCCAAAGTGATTTTCTTCATCCCCAGTAGGATAAGAATGTGAATCTAAAATTGTCCACATGGTTTGATCCTTTTGCTCTAAAAGAGCTTTTGTCATAACGTCACGTCTTGCACCTTCGTCAACGAAACGATTTCCATCTAGGTTGATAAAAATTCGATCTTCTACGCCTTGTTCAATATTACCACTTAATGAGCCTGTTTCTGGGTCACCCATTGGCAATAATTGAATCCATTCCATACCAACTAGATTTGCACCAGCTTTTTCTGCCATTATTATGCCATCACCAGTAGCCCCAGGATGGTTTGTTGACATTAGATTAGAGATATCTTCCCATTGTTTGTTATATTTATCTCTCATTTCTTTATTTTGGCTAAATCCGCCTGTTGCTATTACAACGCCTTTTGTAGCTTTTATAACATAATCTGTGTCTTCGCCTTCTGCTTTGACACCTACTATTCTATCGCCTTCTTTAATCAATTCAGTAGCATTTGTATTAATTTTCACTTCTACGCCACCATTTGATTTTTCTGCATATTCCATGTGAGTATCGATAAATCCTGTACCTAATACTTTTTCAGGATCGTGCGCTCTAGGCCACATTCCACCAAGAACAGTAAAGATTTTGTGTTCGAATTCCATTCCCAAACTCTCTAACCATTTTATAGCTGGCAATGCGTTATTTACAAGAATCTCAACTAATTCAGGATCTGCTAGTTTGTCTCCGCCTTCGTAAGTTTGTTGGAAATGTTTATCAATAGAATCTTCAATGCCAAATTCTTTTTGTAATTCAGTGTCTACTGCATTAAAGGCTGCACCTGAAATAGCAGTATTACCGCCGGCCTTGCCCATCTTTTCAAGTACGATAACTTTTGCACCATTTTGATTTGCCGAAGTAGCTGCTGCTAAACCAGCACCACCAGCGCCGATAACGACAACATCCGTAGTTAATTCTTCTGTTTTTCTTTCAGTAGTATCTTCTTTTTTCTGGCTTAATTTTTCCATATCTCCACCAGCTTCAGTCAATGCAGCTTTTGTACCTTCAATGATTCCATTAGAAGTATAAGTTGCACCTGAAACGATATCTACTGCTACAGTTTGTCCATCGACAATCTCTTGTGGAACCTTTGCAATAGCAGAATCCGATACTCCTGGTGTCTCGCTATGTTCTAAAACTTTGACAGAGAGTATCTTTGTATCGTCTACTTCTACCTCTACCTTGATATCGCCATGAATACCTTTTCCAATTCCAGTGTATTTTCCTGCTTTAAATGCTGATTCTGTGTTTGATTGGCAACCAAACGCGAAAAGCACTAAAACAAAACACATGAAAATAGAAATTAATTTTGCGTGTTTCTTTTTCATTTTTTATTCCCCCTGATAATTATTTATCTAACAAGGACATTGTAGCATATAAATAGAACCAGTTCAACGAATTAATTATAGTTTTTTATGGAAAGTATTCCCTCTTTACTATATAAAAAAGTCGCAGATTCTCTTCCTGCGACTTTAAAATCATATAAAATTTTAGCTTACCTGCTGTTATTTTTTTAAAAACATTTTAATGAACTCTCCAATGAAATGTTTCATCTTATCTCTCAAATTGTAATCTCCATCGTGTAAACCCCAATCAAAGACAATTCCACGTGCAATAATAAATAACTTTTCACAAAGTTCCTCGGGAGTTTCTATATCAATTATTTCTCCTCTTTTTTGACCTTCGTTGATAATTTCTATCAACACATTCTGCATCGCTCTGCCCTTCTTAATATAATTTTTATTATTAATGCTGAGCATTTGCCTAAGAGTATCAATATCAGTCTCCATATTTTTAGCAGCGTAATAGTCAAAAAATTCTACAACCCGATCTATGGAGTACTCCTCCTTTAATCCTTCCCTTACTGTAGTATCAAAATAATAATCTGCTCTTACATAGATTTCGTAAAATACATCTTCCTTCGATTTATAATAATGATAGAAAGTACCAACAGAAATGTTTGCTTCTTTAACAATATCTTTTATATGTACATTATCATAACCATATTTTTCAAATAGCGCTATACTGACATTGTATATTTTATTTTTTGTATCTATCGCCTGCTTCTGCCTTTTGGTTATCGGTTTTGTCACCACTATACCCCCTGTATCCTTAAGCCATTCTAAATTGTATACTACCATATATTGTGTTAAATTTCACTTTTATTATCTATTTAATAATAAAATTATTTTTTGATATTATTTAAAGTTTTTCATAAAAGAATAAAAAACCACATTATGTTCACCACATATAAAAAAGATTGTAGGGGAATCTATGCTAGAATCTTTTTCTACGATCTATTAAGTTATCTTAAATGCTAGATTTTCATTATTCTAGAAAATAATCTTTATTAAATGAGTAAATTTGTTATAATACATCTATCCGAATATACGATAAAGAAAATGGAGGAACTTTCATGAAGAAAGAGATATCTTTTACACGAGTTGAGACATCAATGATCATGGAACCGAAACACTGTAACCCGAGTGGCAATATTCACGGCGGAGAAATGATGAAGATTATGGATAATGTAGCAGGCATCGTAGCTGTTAAACACGCTAAAGGAAATGTAGTCACAGCTAGAGTAGATGAGACGATTTTTCATATTCCAGTTCATGTGGGAGACATTGTGACCTGCATCGGGGAACTAGCCTATGTAGGGACTACTTCAATGCAAATTTTCGTATCCGTTCTCGTTAACGATATAAAAGGACAAAATAAATCTAAAATTGCACTAACTGCATTTTTCACTATGGTCCACTTAGACGAAGACGGAAAGCCAGCCAAAGTCCCCCAATTAACCCCGATTACTCCTGACGAAGAGGCTCTGTATCTTCTAGGGAAAAAGAAGTATGAGGAGATAAAATCAAAGAAATGAGTTAGCGGAAAGCAGAATGCTGAAAGCGGAACTTCTAAGCTAATTAACAGACGGTAAAAAGTAATAGTATCAATAGCTAGTTTGTAGAGATCCTTCGCTAGCGCTCAGGATGACGGAGCTACGCTCCGCTTAATAATAAAAAGCAACTTCAAACAATAAATCACGCAAAGCGCACAGCGTCATCCAGAGCATAGCGAAGGATCCCACCTCGTCACACTGAAAAATCAAAACCACCTCCAAACAATAAATCACGCAAAGCGCGTAGCGTCATCCTTGAGGAGCTTGCGACGAAGGATCTTACATTACCTCGCCTCTAGACGAGTTTTCAACTTTCCGCATTCCGCTTTCAGCTTTTTAGTTTTTCCCCGCCCAACCGTTCAACCAAATTCACTCTTCCTTATCTCCTGGCCCGAGTTTGCCTGAATCGCCCTCCACAGTCGTAGCCGCCCCTGCATGATCCTTTACGGCTAAAGAAAACGGCAAGAAGTGCTTACCTAGTAACCCTATTTTACCTGCATAATATTGAATAAGAACAAATAAAATCACCAGTATGGTCAATCCCAGTT
The nucleotide sequence above comes from Alkalibaculum bacchi. Encoded proteins:
- a CDS encoding TetR/AcrR family transcriptional regulator; its protein translation is MTKPITKRQKQAIDTKNKIYNVSIALFEKYGYDNVHIKDIVKEANISVGTFYHYYKSKEDVFYEIYVRADYYFDTTVREGLKEEYSIDRVVEFFDYYAAKNMETDIDTLRQMLSINNKNYIKKGRAMQNVLIEIINEGQKRGEIIDIETPEELCEKLFIIARGIVFDWGLHDGDYNLRDKMKHFIGEFIKMFLKK
- a CDS encoding acyl-CoA thioesterase — its product is MKKEISFTRVETSMIMEPKHCNPSGNIHGGEMMKIMDNVAGIVAVKHAKGNVVTARVDETIFHIPVHVGDIVTCIGELAYVGTTSMQIFVSVLVNDIKGQNKSKIALTAFFTMVHLDEDGKPAKVPQLTPITPDEEALYLLGKKKYEEIKSKK